The Polaribacter sp. KT25b genome contains the following window.
TCAAAAAACTTATTTCTAGTTTTTATTTCGCAATTGTCATTTATTGTTGGGTGATTATCCCAATTTGTTAAATACCAATGTGTGTCTACAATAATTAAAACTATTTTTTTAGAAATATCTACTGATGTTAATGGGCAACCATTTTCGGGTAAAAAAGTGTTTTTTCCTAATGCTTTTTCAACTAAATCTTCTTCTCTTTTTAAACCATCTAAACCGTGATACCAATCATGATTTCCAGGAATAAAAATAGCGTTTCCTTTAAATTTCTTCGCAATATCTGTTTGTGCTTCAATTCTTCTTTTTGCTAATTTATATTTCTTAGATTTCTTTTTCTTTGGAATTCCTGATTCGTAAACATTATCACCTAAAAAAAGTAAGGTTGAGTTTTTAGAGGCACCTTTAATTTTCTTTTTTAAATATTTTAAAGCAGGTGAATCTTTTTTTAAAGTAGAATTACCAGCATCACCAATTAAATAAAAAGTATGGTCAATTTTAGAATCGTTTTTTTTAAGTTCTAAATTTTGATTTTCTGCAATTTGCATTTTCTTTGTTGCGCATGACGAAACCAAGAAAAGTAAGATTAACAAGAACGATTTTTTGAATAATTTCATAAATGCAAAATTAGCTATTTTTATATAACTCTAAGTCTTCTTTGGTGTCAATATCAAAGAAGTTTGTTGTTAGTTTAGGATAAATAACTTCATTTTTTTTCTGATTAATAAATTCTTTTGCACCTTTATCTCCTTTTATCAACAATAAATCAGCAAAATATTTTTGTGGAAAAAGTGCTGGTACACCTAATTGATTTCCATAATTAGAAGCAATAATTTTATCATGATTTTCTAAAAATAAATGAACTAAAGATCTTAAATAAGAACTTTCAATTGCTGGTTGATCTGCTAAAAGAATTAAAATTCCATCAAAATTTAAATTTTCTTTTTTAAAGTAATTAATGCCCGAAATAATACTAGAACTTAAACCATTTTCAAAATTCTTATTTTCAATAAATTGGATCTTTTCTGATGTGATTTTACGTTTAATTTCATCAGCATTTGCACCTAAAACACAATAAATGTCATCAGAATACATACTTTTAATTTTTTCTAAAGTAATATCTAAAAGTGTTTTATGATTTATTTTTTCTAACTGTTTTATGCTATTCATTCTAGATGATTTTCCAGCAGCTAAAACTAAAATAGCAATATGTTTCATAAATTTATGTATTGATTTTTCCTGTTAGATTCCTTAAAGAAAAAGGTTCTTTTTTTCTGATGACAGATAAAATTTCGGCAACAATAGAAATGGCAATTTCTTCTGGTGTTTGTGCACCAATATGCAAGCCTGCTGGTGTGTAAATCGTTTCTAAAAATTCGTCGGAAATATCAGGTACAAACTCAAAAAGTTCATTAAATAAACGCTCTCTTCTATTTGGTGCACCTAAAATGCCAATATATTTTGGTTTGTATTTAGATAATTTTATAACATATTTTAAATCTTGCACGTAACTATGATTCATAATTACGATGGCTGTATTTTCTTCGATATTTGTAAACTGAATCGTTTCTGCAGAATTACCATTTACCGAATTTGCACCCGGAAAGTCTTTTAATTCTTTGGAGTCTTTTACGCAGGTTATTACATCAATTTCCCAACCTAAAGTTGCGGCTACTTTACAGAGTTTAACGGCGTCGTGTTCGCCTCCAATTATAATCAATCGAAAACTTGGTTGTACTATTTGAGAGAAAATTAAAACGTCTTTTTTGTTTTTAGGTTCAAAGAATTTAGAAAATTGAAATTGTTCTTTATTGTTAAAAATAATTACAGAACCAAAATTGCCAAAAGCTTCATTTTCTTTTGTAAAATGACTTTCAATCTTTATGGTTTCTCTTTTAGAATTTGCATCAGAAAATTGTGTTATAAATTCATTAGAAATTAAAAAAGGTTCTATTAAAATATATAAAATGCCTTCGCAACCTAGTTTATATCTGCCATCGTAGGTAATTATTTTTGGTTTGTTATCAGAAAAAACACTTTTTGATCTATGTATAATTTCTTTTTCTACACAACCACCACTTACAGCACCAACAGAAGTTAAATCTTCTGAAATTAACATTCTTACCCCGGGTTTTCTGTAAGAAGAACCTTCTAAAAAGACAACAGAAGCCAATACGTTTTTCAACCCTTTTTGTTGATTTACTATGGCTTTATTTACTATTTCTTTGAGTTCGTGATTCATGAATAAAACTAAAATTTAGGTTTAAATATAAAACTATTTTTACATCAATTTAAAAAGGATATCCAATAGCAAAATTAAAAACAGGTTTGTCAATATTAAAATTCCATCGTTCTCCCTCTTCTAAAGAAGGATCATGAAAAGGAGCTGCCAAATCAAAACGGAGCACAAAACCCTGTACATCTACTCGTAAACCAACACCTGCGCCCATTCCTAATTCATTTATAAAGTTTGATGTAAATGTATCTGTAATGTTACCCTCATCATCATTAAAATCAGGGTTAGAAACCGTATTCCAAACATTTCCTGCATCTGCAAAAATAGCACCTTTAAGAATAGAAACTATGGGAAAACGATATTCTAAATTGGCCTCTAAACGTACGTTTCCTGTTTTGTCAAAATAAGAACTGTCATCATCAGTATTAGTCCCATTATAAGTTCCCGGCCCTAAAGATCGAATGCTAAAAGCCCTTACACTATAAGGTCCACCAGAATAATATTGTTTTACAAACGGAACAATATCAGAATTGCCATAAGCATAACCATAACCAGCAAATAATCTGGTGGCAATCGTTTGTTTGTTTTTGTTGCCAAAATTATAATGATACCTAAAATCTAAATCAGCTTTTGCGTATTGTGCATATTCTAAGCCTAAAAATTTATTGGTTTCATCCGTTTTTTTATCAAACAAACTAATGGAGTTTCCGGCAACATCTAAGGTAGTTTGTAAAAATAGTTGCTGTTTTTTAGCAGAATTTATCATTTCATTATAGGTGAATGAAAATGTAAGTCCGCTTATAAATTGCTGATCAAAACTACTTTCTAAATACGAGTTGTTGTCTAAAATTTCCTGAAATTCGGCTGTTGTGTTAGATAAACGTGTGTAATTTACCGAAATAGGATTAAACTCATAGGTAATATATTTATTGGCATTCCAAGTATAACCAAACAAGGCTGTTCCAGATAAAAGTGTATATAAATCGCTTCTGCTTAAATAAGTGGCACTAATACTTGTTTTTGTTTTAGGGATAGAATAATCGAAATAATCTTTATTAATTGCAAATGGCGCAATAACTCTAGGGAAGACAATTTCACCTTTTAAACCCAATTCTAAACTGGTTAATCCAGAGATACTACCGTTAGAAATTTGTGTTTCATAACCAATATTAGTGCTAATATTTAACGTTTCGCCACCTTTAAATAAGTTTCTGTTACTATAGGTTACAGCCAATTCTGGACCAGCAAAATTATTAGATTTAGTAACTGCTTGCAGTTCTGTTCTTATTGCGCGTTTGGTTAAAGGCGATAAAAATATGTTGGCTTCTAAAGAACCAATACTATCTGTAAGCGCGTTTTTTATTTCTTTGTATTGAATATTTACAAATTTGTACGTACCTATTGATGACAGTCTTCTGGCAGTATTTTTAGAAGTTAATGGGTTGTAAAATTCATCTTCTTTTAAAGTGATAAAATCATCTAAATATTTTGGGGCAAAAAATACAGTGTCTTGCAGGTAGTTTTTATCTTTAAAACGATTTTTTTTTATCTCTGTAGAATCATTTAAATTATAATTTGGATAAATATTGATGTTTTTAATTTTATAAGGAACGGTTGCTTTTTTG
Protein-coding sequences here:
- a CDS encoding NTP transferase domain-containing protein, with translation MKHIAILVLAAGKSSRMNSIKQLEKINHKTLLDITLEKIKSMYSDDIYCVLGANADEIKRKITSEKIQFIENKNFENGLSSSIISGINYFKKENLNFDGILILLADQPAIESSYLRSLVHLFLENHDKIIASNYGNQLGVPALFPQKYFADLLLIKGDKGAKEFINQKKNEVIYPKLTTNFFDIDTKEDLELYKNS
- a CDS encoding XdhC family protein; its protein translation is MNHELKEIVNKAIVNQQKGLKNVLASVVFLEGSSYRKPGVRMLISEDLTSVGAVSGGCVEKEIIHRSKSVFSDNKPKIITYDGRYKLGCEGILYILIEPFLISNEFITQFSDANSKRETIKIESHFTKENEAFGNFGSVIIFNNKEQFQFSKFFEPKNKKDVLIFSQIVQPSFRLIIIGGEHDAVKLCKVAATLGWEIDVITCVKDSKELKDFPGANSVNGNSAETIQFTNIEENTAIVIMNHSYVQDLKYVIKLSKYKPKYIGILGAPNRRERLFNELFEFVPDISDEFLETIYTPAGLHIGAQTPEEIAISIVAEILSVIRKKEPFSLRNLTGKINT
- a CDS encoding BamA/TamA family outer membrane protein; translation: MKKNYKNYSLFIIICLLIYSCGIKKHIPENKRLYTGASIEIEADTTVEKIDELKTDLSSILSKQPNTKFLGMHLGLYYFYKNQQEKTNFLNRWLYKKFGQKPVYQSDINELENKKTLRNKLENYGFFYSRINSEFTEKEKEAAITYQLKIPAPYKIATYKIDSMVLPIYNDVKSLTKASIIKENMRFDLTTLKLERLRLDSELKQKGYYNFNSDFLLFEADTNRSNTKKFDLFLKLKANVPKKATVPYKIKNINIYPNYNLNDSTEIKKNRFKDKNYLQDTVFFAPKYLDDFITLKEDEFYNPLTSKNTARRLSSIGTYKFVNIQYKEIKNALTDSIGSLEANIFLSPLTKRAIRTELQAVTKSNNFAGPELAVTYSNRNLFKGGETLNISTNIGYETQISNGSISGLTSLELGLKGEIVFPRVIAPFAINKDYFDYSIPKTKTSISATYLSRSDLYTLLSGTALFGYTWNANKYITYEFNPISVNYTRLSNTTAEFQEILDNNSYLESSFDQQFISGLTFSFTYNEMINSAKKQQLFLQTTLDVAGNSISLFDKKTDETNKFLGLEYAQYAKADLDFRYHYNFGNKNKQTIATRLFAGYGYAYGNSDIVPFVKQYYSGGPYSVRAFSIRSLGPGTYNGTNTDDDSSYFDKTGNVRLEANLEYRFPIVSILKGAIFADAGNVWNTVSNPDFNDDEGNITDTFTSNFINELGMGAGVGLRVDVQGFVLRFDLAAPFHDPSLEEGERWNFNIDKPVFNFAIGYPF